From the genome of Chthoniobacterales bacterium, one region includes:
- a CDS encoding serine hydrolase, protein MNFRRFWLALFAIALCLPAGPALRAAKCYVIVDAQTGHVLEEREARDKRQIGSLTKVATAMVVLDWAEKRGGDLNQLVAIPPEAFAGTGDNLIGFQPGDRITLRDLLYAALVQSDNIAAYTLAHQVGIALQAIVPSAGNGSPVAIFVGQMNFLAKTLRMERTRFVNPHGIDTGERSMPYSTASDLARLTRYAVNKASFRFYVSQKERQISFSRGAEKKGYMLRNTNELLGTNGVDGVKTGRTARAGDCLILSAQRESQILKEESRTAVIPRHLIVVMLGSSNRFDEGAQLLTRGWQLHDQWTAGGRMIDPKKTL, encoded by the coding sequence ATGAATTTCCGTCGTTTTTGGCTCGCTCTTTTCGCAATCGCGCTTTGTCTGCCGGCTGGACCCGCCCTTCGGGCGGCGAAGTGTTACGTCATCGTCGACGCCCAGACGGGACACGTGCTGGAGGAAAGGGAAGCAAGGGACAAACGCCAGATTGGCAGTCTCACCAAAGTCGCGACCGCCATGGTCGTCCTCGACTGGGCGGAGAAAAGAGGGGGCGACCTGAATCAGCTCGTGGCTATTCCGCCGGAGGCGTTTGCCGGCACCGGCGACAATCTTATCGGCTTTCAACCGGGCGATCGGATCACCCTGCGTGACCTTCTTTACGCTGCGCTTGTTCAATCGGACAACATCGCCGCCTATACCCTGGCCCATCAGGTTGGCATTGCGCTTCAGGCGATCGTGCCTTCGGCGGGAAACGGCTCTCCAGTCGCAATCTTTGTCGGCCAGATGAACTTCCTAGCGAAAACGCTTCGGATGGAGCGGACCCGTTTCGTAAATCCGCACGGCATCGACACCGGCGAGCGTTCGATGCCGTATTCCACTGCTTCGGATCTCGCGCGGCTTACCCGTTATGCCGTGAACAAGGCCTCTTTTCGTTTTTATGTTTCCCAAAAGGAACGGCAGATTTCCTTTAGTCGCGGCGCGGAAAAAAAAGGTTACATGCTCCGGAATACGAACGAACTGCTCGGAACGAACGGGGTTGATGGGGTGAAGACCGGCCGGACAGCGCGCGCTGGGGATTGCCTGATTCTTTCCGCGCAACGTGAATCCCAAATTCTGAAAGAAGAAAGTCGGACGGCGGTGATCCCGCGGCATTTGATTGTCGTCATGCTCGGCAGCAGCAATCGTTTTGACGAAGGAGCCCAACTCCTCACCCGCGGCTGGCAATTGCACGACCAATGGACCGCCGGTGGCCGGATGATCGACCCGAAGAAAACGCTCTAG
- a CDS encoding DUF4410 domain-containing protein, with product MKPFLALLSSILLCSCADMYVTRTEVAGGSTRTVAADAKDSKGIYMTTNNCGVGAYEPKAIYIRPFCIDGAIFTGDQTNSDGEMPIRKALTPVEFAGDLKEQLEKMAPARILKDYETPRTGWLVEGQFALVDGGSAAGRALFFGHLGVGQSHLALHVRVTDIDRGIVVYEFDMAGGSELQGRGGTVRASGLGYARSFDLVNAAERIYLVLSPNPFRYGTRHDIALH from the coding sequence ATGAAACCTTTCCTCGCTCTTCTTTCCAGCATTCTTCTTTGTTCCTGCGCCGACATGTATGTCACCAGAACGGAGGTTGCCGGCGGGTCCACCCGCACGGTCGCAGCGGACGCGAAAGACTCGAAGGGCATTTACATGACGACCAATAATTGCGGCGTCGGCGCCTACGAGCCCAAGGCAATTTATATTCGGCCCTTCTGCATTGATGGCGCCATTTTTACGGGAGATCAGACCAATTCGGATGGCGAAATGCCGATCCGCAAGGCGCTCACCCCGGTTGAATTTGCGGGCGACCTGAAGGAGCAACTCGAGAAGATGGCGCCGGCCCGAATCCTGAAGGACTACGAAACACCGCGGACTGGCTGGCTCGTTGAAGGGCAATTTGCGCTCGTGGATGGGGGAAGCGCCGCGGGACGCGCTCTTTTCTTCGGCCATCTTGGGGTTGGCCAATCGCACCTGGCGTTGCATGTCCGGGTTACCGATATAGACCGCGGCATCGTGGTTTATGAATTCGACATGGCGGGTGGCAGCGAACTCCAAGGCCGCGGCGGAACAGTACGCGCCAGCGGATTGGGATACGCCCGGTCGTTTGATCTCGTGAATGCGGCAGAGCGCATTTATCTGGTGCTTAGCCCCAATCCGTTCCGTTACGGCACGCGCCACGACATCGCCCTCCACTAA
- a CDS encoding autotransporter-associated beta strand repeat-containing protein — protein sequence MSFHRPPGIGFAWAPIRVALLFCALIFALPAKAGTTWDGGGANASWGTANNWTGNALPVFDGTQTITIGTGFASGLTMTLDGTRYINDLVINTTSGFTLAAGTGGTLNLRSGNITRNDIAGTEATQTISAGMILGDPTGVAAYTGIWNIAGSNSLNITGNIAEAGGSRSITKTGLGTVILSGTNTFSGGLTLNAGIVSISSNSNLGASSGGLIFNGGTLQVTQDVMGTRNITMTGAGTFDVAIGKTIEQSGLITGNGALTLTSFGTLILSGSGSNGTGATNVGGVLSIRGTVTLGTGNFAFNTGILELGNGNFTRALGTGANQVNMTNSSGFAAYGADRVVNLGGSGATVTWGAVNFLSAANAVFYLGDATADHTVDFQNGINLNGGTRSFQTLRGVGSVPEAKISGVISGTGASNFSLDGVSTYAAGSLILSNGNNSYAGTTTINAGNLLLTANATGTAGNTVLGSGSSDILLGNTSGAFDAGLFTNAAVTISRNIRAQSGNTGVITLGGYSASASTFSGNIFLGTNSGVGKSITLTAASGGTTTFSGVIQDPTGVSGAGLLRKSGVGTVVLSGVNTYAGGTSIDAGTLSISQSANLGANSGGLTLNAGTLEITSGFSTNRAFTLTNTASTFQIDPFQTFTITSAITGNGTLNKTGTGTMVLGGNNSFTGGTNVSAGILQLAASERLLDSGNLTVSGGTFDLQAFNETLNIITLTSGSIIGSGTLTGADYQFQSGTVSARLGGTAGITKTTSGTVILSGANTFTGATTISSGLLQLNTNNALGTVAGGTTVSNGAALNLNNVNYSTAETVTLNGTGISNGGALTNTGTSTFAGLLDIATNASISAGGGTLNLTGGILKNGTTLTFLGGGTVNITNNGITGSSPNSDLVIDGTTVVLGAVSSYNGATTVQNSGTLKLAGNNRLPSAPQTALTLNTSGVFDMAGFSDGIASLSGDSSGKVKNSSVGGTSLLTVNPGVGVTSTFAGTISGTNGGTQGDVALRKSGAGTLILTGANTFSGATTVNAGSLVAAATVGSALASTASITINSGGTLFLGKNDQINNAATMILAGGTFAKGNFSEGTTSSLGVGALTLAASNSHLDFGTGTVGALTFASFTPGAYTLTIDNWTGTALTQGNNSTDRLIFASDQSANLSSFLFTGFGPGGMEIDLGGGYYEVVPAPEPATFVSGGMVFALLFFRHRKQIRRLFQRA from the coding sequence ATGTCCTTCCACAGGCCACCCGGAATCGGCTTTGCCTGGGCGCCCATACGTGTGGCGCTGCTTTTTTGCGCCCTGATCTTTGCCCTTCCGGCCAAGGCCGGCACTACCTGGGATGGAGGCGGCGCGAACGCCAGTTGGGGCACGGCTAACAATTGGACCGGCAATGCCTTACCTGTTTTTGATGGAACCCAAACCATCACCATCGGGACGGGATTTGCCTCTGGCCTAACGATGACTTTGGATGGCACCCGCTACATCAATGACCTGGTGATTAATACCACGAGCGGTTTCACCCTCGCGGCGGGCACCGGCGGCACGCTTAATCTTCGCAGCGGTAACATCACTCGCAACGACATCGCCGGCACGGAAGCTACGCAGACCATTTCGGCCGGAATGATTTTGGGGGATCCGACTGGAGTGGCGGCTTACACAGGCATCTGGAACATAGCCGGCAGCAACAGCCTGAACATAACTGGCAACATCGCGGAAGCCGGGGGCAGCCGCAGTATTACAAAAACAGGGCTCGGCACGGTAATCTTGAGCGGAACGAACACTTTCTCCGGCGGCCTTACGCTTAATGCGGGGATCGTGTCGATTTCTTCCAACTCGAATCTCGGCGCGTCATCTGGTGGACTTATCTTCAATGGTGGCACCCTTCAGGTGACCCAAGACGTGATGGGAACGCGCAATATCACGATGACCGGCGCCGGAACCTTCGATGTGGCGATCGGCAAAACGATCGAGCAAAGCGGCTTGATCACTGGAAATGGCGCTCTCACACTGACCAGTTTCGGCACCCTCATTCTTTCCGGCTCGGGTTCGAACGGCACCGGTGCGACGAATGTTGGTGGCGTGCTTTCGATTCGGGGAACAGTGACCTTGGGCACCGGCAATTTCGCGTTCAACACCGGCATTTTGGAGTTGGGCAATGGCAATTTTACCCGTGCTCTTGGGACGGGTGCGAACCAGGTGAACATGACAAATAGTTCGGGGTTTGCGGCCTACGGAGCGGATCGGGTCGTAAACCTCGGCGGGAGCGGCGCCACGGTTACATGGGGCGCCGTAAATTTCCTGTCCGCTGCAAATGCGGTGTTTTACCTGGGCGACGCCACCGCCGATCACACCGTCGATTTTCAAAACGGGATCAATCTGAACGGGGGAACGAGGTCGTTCCAAACCCTGCGGGGCGTGGGGAGCGTGCCGGAGGCGAAGATCTCCGGGGTTATATCCGGCACTGGTGCTTCAAACTTTTCGCTGGACGGGGTAAGCACCTACGCGGCGGGCAGCCTTATCCTGAGCAACGGCAACAACTCCTACGCCGGCACCACCACGATTAATGCCGGCAATCTGCTTCTCACCGCGAACGCCACCGGCACAGCTGGCAACACCGTGCTCGGCAGCGGATCGTCCGACATTCTTCTCGGCAATACGTCCGGCGCGTTCGATGCCGGGTTATTCACGAACGCTGCCGTCACCATTTCGCGCAATATCCGGGCGCAATCGGGCAACACCGGCGTGATAACGCTCGGCGGCTATAGCGCCTCCGCCTCGACGTTCTCTGGCAACATTTTTCTTGGAACCAACAGCGGCGTCGGCAAGAGCATCACGCTCACCGCGGCGAGTGGCGGAACGACCACGTTCTCAGGCGTAATCCAGGATCCAACCGGTGTTTCCGGTGCCGGACTCCTCCGAAAGAGCGGTGTCGGGACGGTGGTTTTGAGCGGGGTGAATACTTACGCGGGGGGAACCAGTATCGACGCGGGGACGCTCTCCATTAGCCAGTCGGCGAACCTCGGAGCCAATAGCGGTGGGCTTACGCTCAATGCCGGAACGCTGGAAATTACCAGCGGCTTCTCGACGAATCGTGCTTTCACTTTGACCAATACGGCGAGCACCTTTCAGATCGACCCGTTCCAGACATTTACGATTACGAGCGCCATTACCGGAAACGGGACCCTCAACAAAACCGGCACCGGCACGATGGTCCTGGGTGGGAACAACAGTTTCACCGGGGGAACAAATGTCAGCGCGGGGATTCTCCAGCTGGCAGCGAGTGAACGTCTCCTGGACAGCGGCAACCTCACCGTGTCTGGCGGCACCTTCGATCTCCAGGCATTCAACGAGACCCTGAACATTATTACGCTGACGAGCGGATCCATTATTGGTTCGGGCACGCTCACCGGGGCCGATTACCAGTTCCAAAGCGGCACGGTCAGCGCGCGGTTGGGCGGCACCGCAGGAATTACGAAGACCACCTCGGGAACCGTGATTCTGAGCGGCGCGAACACGTTTACCGGAGCGACTACCATTAGCAGCGGCCTTTTGCAGCTGAACACCAACAATGCGCTCGGGACGGTTGCGGGCGGGACCACCGTCTCCAATGGCGCCGCCCTGAACCTCAACAACGTTAACTACTCGACGGCCGAAACGGTAACGCTCAATGGAACCGGCATCAGCAATGGCGGAGCGCTCACCAATACCGGCACCAGCACCTTTGCTGGCCTGCTCGACATCGCCACTAACGCGTCGATCAGTGCGGGGGGCGGCACGCTGAATCTCACGGGCGGTATTCTAAAAAATGGAACCACGCTGACGTTCCTTGGCGGCGGAACAGTCAATATCACGAACAACGGCATCACCGGCAGCTCGCCCAATTCCGATCTCGTGATCGACGGCACGACTGTGGTCCTCGGTGCGGTGAGCTCCTACAACGGGGCGACCACGGTGCAGAACAGCGGTACCCTGAAACTGGCCGGAAACAATCGGCTTCCGTCCGCGCCCCAAACGGCGTTAACCCTGAATACGAGCGGTGTGTTCGACATGGCCGGTTTCAGCGACGGTATCGCTTCCCTTTCCGGGGATTCGTCCGGAAAGGTAAAGAACAGCAGCGTTGGCGGAACAAGTCTCCTGACCGTCAATCCCGGCGTCGGCGTTACGAGCACTTTTGCGGGCACGATTTCAGGAACGAACGGCGGCACCCAGGGGGACGTCGCCTTGCGCAAGTCCGGGGCAGGCACGCTGATCCTGACCGGAGCAAACACATTCAGCGGAGCGACGACGGTGAACGCGGGCAGCCTGGTTGCCGCGGCGACGGTTGGAAGCGCTCTCGCCTCCACCGCCAGCATCACGATCAATAGCGGCGGCACCCTGTTCCTCGGGAAAAACGATCAGATCAACAACGCCGCCACCATGATTCTTGCGGGCGGAACCTTCGCCAAGGGCAACTTCAGCGAAGGAACTACGAGCAGTCTGGGCGTGGGAGCGTTGACCCTTGCCGCCTCCAATTCCCATCTCGACTTTGGAACCGGAACGGTTGGGGCGCTGACTTTCGCCAGCTTTACTCCCGGGGCGTACACCCTGACCATCGATAACTGGACGGGCACGGCCTTGACCCAGGGGAACAACTCGACCGATCGCCTTATCTTCGCGTCCGATCAAAGCGCCAATCTAAGCAGCTTTCTGTTCACAGGTTTCGGACCTGGAGGCATGGAGATCGATCTCGGCGGGGGGTATTATGAAGTGGTGCCAGCGCCTGAGCCGGCGACCTTTGTCTCCGGAGGGATGGTGTTCGCCCTGCTTTTCTTCCGCCATCGGAAGCAGATCCGGCGGCTTTTTCAGCGCGCCTAG
- a CDS encoding aldo/keto reductase, producing the protein MQYVNLGSTGLKISRLCLGTMTYGSSKWRPWVLDEEASRPLIKQALEAGITFFDTADMYSLGASEEVLGRALKDFGPGRDRLVIATKVFYPVGDAPNQGGLSRKHIMHAIDDSLRRLGTDYVDLYYIHRFDEETPIEETLEALDDVVRAGKALYLGASSMAAWQFAKMLHVADTRGWRRFAVMQNHYNLIYREEEREMIPFCLNEGIGLLPWSPLARGLLAGQRRPATARAASDTRGKMIYGEQIAEVDARVIERLESVAAKRGLAPAPLALAWLLQKPGVVAPIVGVSKPYQLEEAIAALEVRLSQEEISQLEELYVPHQVAGIL; encoded by the coding sequence ATGCAATACGTGAACCTGGGTTCGACCGGCCTCAAGATCTCCAGGCTCTGTCTCGGCACCATGACCTATGGATCGAGCAAGTGGCGGCCGTGGGTTCTCGATGAGGAAGCCAGCCGGCCATTAATCAAACAGGCCCTCGAAGCTGGAATTACGTTTTTCGATACGGCCGACATGTACTCGTTAGGCGCAAGCGAAGAAGTGCTGGGTCGCGCTCTGAAGGATTTCGGGCCGGGGCGTGATCGACTGGTGATCGCCACGAAGGTTTTTTATCCGGTCGGAGACGCCCCAAACCAGGGTGGACTTTCCCGCAAGCACATCATGCACGCCATTGATGACAGTTTGCGCCGGCTGGGAACGGATTACGTCGATCTTTATTATATCCATCGGTTCGACGAGGAGACGCCGATCGAAGAAACGCTCGAGGCATTGGACGACGTGGTGCGCGCCGGCAAAGCCCTTTATCTCGGGGCGTCCTCGATGGCCGCCTGGCAGTTCGCGAAAATGCTGCACGTGGCGGATACGCGGGGCTGGAGGCGTTTCGCGGTCATGCAGAATCATTACAATCTCATTTATCGCGAAGAAGAGCGCGAAATGATCCCGTTCTGTCTCAACGAAGGAATTGGATTGCTGCCCTGGAGTCCGCTCGCCCGCGGCCTTCTCGCGGGTCAGCGGAGACCGGCCACGGCTCGAGCCGCATCGGACACTCGTGGCAAAATGATTTACGGGGAACAAATCGCGGAAGTGGATGCCCGCGTTATCGAGCGTTTGGAATCGGTGGCGGCGAAGCGCGGTCTGGCGCCCGCCCCATTGGCGCTGGCCTGGTTGCTGCAAAAACCGGGAGTGGTCGCGCCCATCGTGGGGGTTTCGAAACCATATCAACTCGAAGAAGCTATTGCGGCTCTCGAGGTCCGGCTGAGCCAGGAAGAGATTAGTCAGCTGGAGGAGCTTTACGTTCCTCATCAGGTGGCGGGCATTCTCTAG